A genomic region of Pseudomonas sp. KU43P contains the following coding sequences:
- a CDS encoding PAS domain-containing sensor histidine kinase: MPADETPPTFEELQAKVAELESQCEQRVDQAQANGKLLGELVDHSAANVFAADCNLRLLAINRTAQETLKRFYGLSPQVGDYILQFLAGQPDIKRQLEPMWPRVLLGKAFIENVAIGERHYEMRFNPLRDAQRRVQGGYLFAYDITERVIEQQRLRETEEALRQSQKMEAVGQLTGGIAHDFNNLLGGILAALEMAEQRQAEHRLADSQRLLATARHNTQRAATLVQRLLAFARQQKLVPQAVDVKGLVSDMRDLIDSSFNANITFVDETLAGQWRVRVDPPQLENALLNLCLNARDAMPMGGTLRIGCENTPLDHDEARALDLSAGDYLRITLSDTGVGMTDQVLQRALEPFFTTKPLGQGSGLGLSIVYGFIRQSGGQLRISSEPRQGTQIALYLPRDNEVLPVSVAQPTAAPTTEPGRHRVMLVEDQDTLRLLISEVLEESGHEVHAFADGQSALKALHTGLHPDLLITDIGLPKGVDGRQLAATCLNLPDEVAVLFITGYSELTGMAKALPDSRTEILYKPFALAVLKQHVDRLLEKLHGKP; this comes from the coding sequence ATGCCGGCAGATGAAACACCTCCTACTTTCGAAGAGCTTCAAGCGAAAGTGGCCGAACTCGAGTCGCAATGTGAGCAACGTGTCGACCAGGCCCAAGCCAACGGCAAGCTGCTCGGCGAGCTGGTTGACCACAGCGCGGCGAACGTGTTTGCGGCCGATTGCAATCTTCGCCTGCTGGCGATCAATCGCACTGCTCAAGAGACCTTGAAACGTTTTTATGGGCTCTCACCTCAGGTCGGGGACTACATTCTGCAGTTTCTGGCGGGGCAACCCGATATCAAGCGGCAGCTCGAACCGATGTGGCCAAGGGTACTGCTCGGTAAAGCGTTCATTGAAAACGTCGCGATAGGTGAACGCCACTACGAGATGCGCTTCAACCCATTGCGCGATGCACAACGCCGTGTCCAGGGCGGCTACCTGTTCGCCTACGACATCACCGAGCGCGTCATCGAACAGCAACGCCTGCGCGAAACCGAAGAAGCTTTGCGACAGTCGCAGAAGATGGAAGCGGTCGGGCAATTGACCGGGGGCATCGCGCACGATTTCAACAACCTCTTGGGCGGCATCCTCGCTGCGTTGGAGATGGCCGAGCAACGTCAAGCCGAACACCGGCTCGCGGACAGTCAGCGATTACTCGCCACCGCCCGGCACAATACCCAGCGCGCCGCTACGCTTGTGCAGCGCCTGCTGGCGTTCGCCCGCCAGCAGAAGCTGGTGCCACAGGCCGTCGATGTAAAGGGGCTCGTGTCCGACATGCGCGACCTCATAGACAGCTCGTTCAACGCGAACATCACCTTCGTCGACGAGACCCTGGCCGGCCAATGGCGGGTAAGGGTCGATCCGCCCCAGCTGGAAAACGCCTTGCTCAACCTGTGCCTCAATGCACGTGACGCCATGCCCATGGGCGGTACGCTTCGCATCGGCTGCGAAAACACTCCGCTGGATCACGACGAGGCCCGCGCTCTTGATCTGTCAGCCGGCGATTACCTGCGCATCACCCTCAGTGATACTGGCGTTGGCATGACCGATCAGGTGCTGCAACGCGCGCTCGAACCCTTCTTCACCACCAAACCACTTGGCCAGGGGTCCGGCCTGGGCCTGTCGATCGTGTACGGTTTCATTCGCCAGTCCGGCGGCCAATTGCGCATCAGCAGTGAACCCAGGCAAGGCACCCAAATAGCCCTGTACCTGCCCAGGGATAACGAAGTTCTGCCAGTATCTGTGGCCCAGCCGACGGCGGCCCCGACCACCGAGCCAGGTCGGCATCGGGTCATGTTGGTTGAAGACCAGGACACCCTGCGCCTGCTGATCAGCGAGGTACTCGAGGAGAGCGGGCACGAGGTGCACGCTTTCGCCGACGGCCAGAGCGCCCTCAAAGCGCTGCACACCGGGTTGCACCCCGACCTGCTGATTACCGACATCGGGCTACCTAAGGGCGTCGATGGCCGTCAACTGGCCGCTACCTGCCTGAACCTGCCCGATGAAGTGGCGGTGCTGTTCATCACGGGCTACAGCGAGTTGACCGGCATGGCCAAGGCCTTGCCCGATAGCCGTACCGAGATCCTGTATAAACCTTTCGCCCTGGCTGTGCTCAAACAACACGTCGACCGCCTGCTGGAAAAGCTGCACGGCAAGCCGTAA
- a CDS encoding hydroxymethylglutaryl-CoA lyase produces the protein MSLPEKVRLVEVGPRDGLQNEAQPISVADKVRLVDDLSAAGLGYIEVGSFVSPKWVPQMAGSADVFAGITQRPGVTYAALAPNLRGFEDALAAGVKEVAVFAAASEAFSQRNINCSVSESLSRFEPIMEAARRHGVRVRGYVSCVLGCPYEGKVSAEQVAPVAKALHDMGCYEVSLGDTIGTGTAGDTRRLFDVVSAVVPRAQLAGHFHDTYGQALANVYASLLEGINVFDSSVAGLGGCPYAKGATGNIATEDVLYLLQGLGIETGIDLDRLIAAGQRISQVLGRANGSRVARARSAQ, from the coding sequence ATGTCCTTGCCCGAAAAAGTCCGCCTGGTCGAAGTCGGCCCCCGCGACGGCCTGCAGAACGAAGCCCAACCCATCAGCGTTGCCGACAAGGTCCGCTTGGTCGACGACCTCAGCGCGGCCGGGCTGGGGTACATCGAGGTGGGCAGCTTCGTGTCACCCAAGTGGGTGCCGCAAATGGCTGGGTCGGCCGACGTGTTTGCCGGCATCACGCAACGCCCCGGCGTCACTTACGCAGCCCTGGCCCCCAACCTGCGCGGCTTCGAGGACGCCCTGGCGGCAGGCGTGAAGGAAGTGGCAGTGTTCGCGGCGGCTTCCGAGGCCTTTTCCCAGCGCAACATCAATTGCTCGGTCAGCGAAAGCCTCAGCCGTTTCGAACCGATCATGGAGGCCGCGCGCCGCCACGGTGTGCGCGTGCGCGGTTACGTCTCCTGCGTGCTCGGCTGCCCGTATGAAGGCAAGGTCAGCGCCGAGCAGGTTGCCCCGGTAGCCAAGGCCCTGCATGACATGGGCTGCTACGAGGTGTCGCTGGGCGACACCATCGGCACGGGCACTGCGGGCGATACCCGGCGCCTGTTCGACGTGGTTTCGGCCGTGGTGCCCCGCGCGCAGCTGGCCGGGCACTTCCATGACACCTACGGCCAGGCCCTGGCCAATGTGTACGCCAGCCTGCTCGAAGGCATCAACGTGTTCGACAGCTCCGTGGCGGGCTTGGGCGGTTGCCCGTATGCCAAGGGCGCCACGGGCAACATCGCCACGGAAGACGTGTTGTACCTGCTGCAGGGGCTGGGCATCGAGACGGGTATCGACCTCGATCGACTGATCGCCGCCGGGCAGCGCATCAGTCAGGTACTGGGCCGGGCGAATGGTTCACGGGTGGCACGGGCGCGCAGTGCCCAGTGA
- the ccoG gene encoding cytochrome c oxidase accessory protein CcoG: MYEKIDVIPIAAKRPSVSGIHTRSFTGLYRNLRIGFAGMLFMLFFGTAWLDWNGRQAVLWDLASSKFHIFGTTFWPQDFILLSALLIIAAFGLFAITVYAGRVWCGYSCPQSVWTWLFMWCEKVTEGDRNQRIKLAAGPWTLGKIARRTLKHALWLAIGVLTGLTFVGYFTPIRPLAHELFTLQLGGVALFWVLFFTAATYLNAGWLREAVCLHMCPYARFQSVMFDKDTLAVAYDPRRGETRGARKKGSDARAQGLGDCIDCTLCVQVCPTGIDIRDGLQMACIGCAACIDACDNVMAKMGYSSGLIGYKSEHSLQGGTTHWLRPRLLGYAAALLVMIAALVLALQMRPMVSLDVIKDRGLFRENAQGQIENIYLLKVINKTEHSQRYHLRLLDADGFALQGSSELVIAAGEMAELPVSVALLAERSSSSSQELAFEIQDSDQPDVRSVAHSRFVAPINR; encoded by the coding sequence ATGTACGAGAAAATCGACGTCATCCCGATCGCTGCCAAGCGCCCCAGCGTCAGCGGCATCCACACCCGCAGCTTCACCGGGCTGTACCGCAACCTGCGAATCGGTTTTGCCGGCATGCTGTTCATGCTGTTCTTCGGCACTGCCTGGCTCGACTGGAACGGTCGCCAGGCGGTGCTGTGGGATCTGGCCAGCAGCAAGTTCCACATCTTTGGCACCACCTTCTGGCCCCAGGACTTCATCCTCCTGTCTGCACTGTTGATCATCGCCGCCTTCGGCCTGTTCGCCATCACCGTATATGCCGGCCGCGTGTGGTGCGGCTACAGCTGCCCGCAAAGCGTGTGGACCTGGCTGTTCATGTGGTGCGAGAAGGTGACCGAAGGTGACCGCAACCAACGCATCAAGCTCGCAGCCGGGCCCTGGACCCTGGGCAAAATCGCCCGGCGCACACTCAAGCACGCCCTTTGGCTGGCCATCGGCGTGCTCACCGGGCTGACCTTCGTCGGTTACTTCACCCCGATCCGCCCCCTGGCCCATGAACTGTTCACTCTGCAACTGGGCGGCGTGGCGTTGTTCTGGGTACTGTTCTTCACTGCCGCCACCTACCTCAATGCTGGCTGGTTGCGCGAAGCGGTGTGCCTGCACATGTGCCCCTACGCACGTTTTCAGAGCGTGATGTTCGACAAGGACACCTTGGCGGTGGCCTATGACCCGCGCCGGGGCGAAACACGCGGCGCACGCAAGAAAGGCAGCGATGCCCGCGCCCAAGGCCTGGGCGATTGCATTGACTGCACCCTGTGCGTGCAGGTCTGCCCCACCGGCATCGACATCCGTGACGGCCTGCAGATGGCCTGCATCGGTTGCGCCGCCTGTATCGATGCCTGCGACAACGTCATGGCGAAGATGGGCTACTCCAGCGGCCTGATCGGCTACAAGTCCGAGCACAGCCTGCAAGGTGGCACCACCCACTGGCTGCGCCCGCGCCTGCTGGGCTATGCCGCAGCCTTGCTGGTGATGATCGCTGCCCTGGTGCTGGCCTTGCAGATGCGCCCGATGGTGTCGCTGGACGTGATCAAGGACCGCGGCCTGTTCCGCGAGAATGCCCAGGGCCAGATCGAGAACATCTACCTGCTCAAGGTCATCAACAAGACCGAGCACAGCCAGCGCTATCACCTGCGACTGCTGGACGCCGACGGCTTCGCCCTGCAAGGGAGCAGCGAATTGGTGATTGCCGCTGGAGAGATGGCCGAGCTACCGGTCTCGGTGGCTCTGCTGGCCGAACGGTCGAGCAGCAGCTCGCAGGAACTGGCCTTCGAAATCCAGGACAGCGATCAGCCCGATGTGCGCAGCGTGGCCCACAGCCGCTTCGTGGCCCCGATCAATCGCTGA
- a CDS encoding MerR family transcriptional regulator: protein MSSQTYSISDLSRELDITTRAIRFYEEQGLLSPERRGLERIYSARDKVSLKLILRGKRIGFSLAECRELIELYDPTSGNLKQLNSMLAKIAERRAQLEQQMLDIHQMQLELDTAQERCEQALAATLNNKDNH, encoded by the coding sequence ATGAGCAGCCAGACCTACAGCATTTCCGACCTGTCCCGCGAGCTGGACATCACCACCCGCGCCATCCGTTTCTACGAGGAACAGGGCCTGCTCAGCCCCGAGCGCCGTGGCTTGGAGCGCATCTATTCGGCTCGCGACAAGGTCAGCCTGAAGCTGATCCTGCGCGGCAAGCGCATCGGTTTTTCGCTGGCCGAGTGCCGTGAGCTGATCGAGCTGTACGACCCCACCAGCGGCAACCTCAAGCAGCTCAACAGCATGCTGGCGAAAATCGCCGAGCGCCGCGCCCAGCTGGAACAGCAGATGCTCGACATCCACCAGATGCAACTGGAACTGGACACCGCCCAGGAGCGCTGCGAACAGGCCCTGGCCGCCACCTTGAACAATAAAGACAACCATTGA
- a CDS encoding OprD family porin, whose translation MNRLTFSLLALFASLPQNHTLAADFFTDSHATVQARNYYFDRDFRSGNGQSQAREWALGFLLKLQSGYTPGTLGFGLDASALAGFKLDASPDRMGAGLIPYSSATREPNDHWAEAALTAKFKVSRTELKAGQVDPFLPVILPVMSRLFPPTFRGVDASSREFDGLALRAGRIDRINLRDSTNWQPLQVSSQFGRFNGAAQSKEFLYAGGDWAFDQSGTLSYYRAQLSDIYQQDYLGLVKSWPLGPGTFKVDLRLHASREDGQARAGQVDNRAYQYNLSYALAGHTLALGQMMLKGDTALPYLAGTDVNVITEGSLVSEFSNPQERTWQARYQYNFAAAGVPGLSALYRYIQGSNVHFPGAGGDNDETERSWELAYVIQSGPAKGLALRYRQGHYTSNYFRDVDETRVNIDYTFALF comes from the coding sequence ATGAACAGACTGACGTTTTCGCTCCTCGCCCTCTTCGCCAGCCTGCCGCAGAACCACACGCTGGCAGCAGACTTCTTCACCGACAGCCACGCCACCGTGCAGGCACGCAACTACTACTTCGATCGGGATTTTCGCAGTGGTAACGGCCAATCCCAGGCCCGTGAATGGGCCCTGGGCTTTCTGCTCAAGTTGCAGTCCGGCTACACGCCGGGAACCCTCGGCTTCGGCCTGGACGCCAGCGCCCTGGCAGGCTTCAAGCTCGACGCCTCCCCCGACCGGATGGGCGCCGGCCTGATCCCTTACAGCTCGGCGACACGCGAGCCGAATGACCACTGGGCCGAGGCGGCCCTGACCGCCAAGTTCAAGGTGTCCAGGACAGAACTCAAGGCCGGCCAGGTCGACCCGTTCCTGCCGGTCATCCTCCCGGTGATGTCTCGGCTGTTTCCACCCACCTTTCGTGGCGTCGATGCCAGCTCACGCGAATTCGATGGCCTGGCCCTGCGCGCTGGCCGCATCGATCGCATCAACCTGCGCGACTCGACCAACTGGCAGCCGCTGCAGGTTTCCAGCCAGTTCGGGCGCTTCAACGGGGCTGCGCAATCCAAGGAGTTTCTCTATGCCGGTGGCGACTGGGCGTTCGATCAGAGCGGCACGCTCAGCTACTACCGTGCGCAACTGAGCGACATCTACCAGCAGGACTACCTGGGGTTGGTGAAAAGCTGGCCGCTCGGCCCCGGCACGTTCAAAGTGGACCTGCGCCTGCATGCCAGCCGTGAGGATGGCCAGGCCCGAGCCGGCCAGGTGGACAACCGCGCGTATCAGTACAACCTGTCCTATGCCTTGGCAGGGCACACGCTGGCCCTCGGACAGATGATGCTCAAGGGAGACACAGCCCTGCCGTATCTGGCCGGCACCGACGTCAACGTGATCACCGAAGGTTCTCTGGTTTCCGAGTTCAGCAACCCGCAGGAGCGGACCTGGCAGGCGCGCTACCAGTACAACTTTGCCGCAGCCGGTGTGCCTGGCCTGAGCGCGCTCTATCGCTACATCCAGGGCAGCAATGTGCACTTTCCCGGCGCGGGCGGCGACAACGACGAAACCGAACGTTCCTGGGAGCTGGCCTACGTCATTCAGTCAGGGCCGGCGAAGGGGCTTGCCTTGCGCTATCGCCAGGGGCACTACACCAGCAACTATTTCCGTGACGTCGATGAGACGCGCGTGAACATCGACTACACCTTCGCGCTGTTCTGA
- the mapR gene encoding GntR family transcriptional regulator MpaR (MapR regulates genes involved in Pseudomonas quinolone signal (PQS) production and anthranilate metabolism) produces MKRYERFADDIAELIRSGVLGPGQRVPSVRYASQTHGVSPSTVFQAYYLLERRGLIRARPRSGYFVNAHTPRPFSEPQALELQSESTDVDVSALVFSILESIKDPTTVPFGSAFPSPELFPLQRLSRSLASASRAMDPRMVVTDLSPGNPQLRRQIALRYMVGGLMLPMEELLITNGALEALNLCLQAVTEPGDLVAIEAPAFYACLQVLERLKLKAVEIPVQPREGMDLAVLAQTLDKHPVKAVWCMTNFQNPVGASMPEAKKQALVELLRRHQVPLIEDDVYAELYYSQQAPKPAKAFDTQGLVMHCGSFAKSLAPGYRIGWVAAGRFAQKIERLKLMTSLCASMPAQAAIADYLQHGGYDRHLRKLRYALEGQQANMLAAIARHFPAQTRVSQPAGGYFLWLELPEQMDALKLFHMALAQGISIAPGPIFSPTRRFGNCIRLNYGSPWNATADNAMETLGRIIRSF; encoded by the coding sequence ATGAAACGCTACGAACGCTTTGCCGACGACATTGCCGAACTGATCCGCTCCGGGGTACTCGGCCCCGGTCAGCGCGTACCTTCGGTGCGCTATGCCAGCCAGACCCACGGTGTCAGCCCGTCGACGGTGTTCCAGGCCTACTACCTGCTCGAACGCCGCGGGCTGATCCGCGCGCGGCCACGTTCGGGCTACTTCGTCAACGCCCACACCCCGCGCCCGTTCAGCGAGCCGCAGGCCCTGGAGCTGCAGAGCGAATCGACCGACGTGGATGTCAGCGCTCTGGTGTTCTCCATCCTCGAATCGATCAAAGACCCGACCACCGTGCCGTTCGGCTCGGCCTTCCCCAGCCCCGAACTGTTCCCACTGCAGCGTTTGTCGCGCTCGCTGGCCAGCGCGAGCCGGGCAATGGACCCGCGCATGGTGGTCACCGACCTGTCACCGGGCAACCCGCAACTGCGCCGGCAGATCGCCCTGCGCTACATGGTCGGCGGTTTGATGCTGCCCATGGAGGAATTGTTGATCACCAATGGGGCACTGGAGGCGTTGAACCTGTGCCTGCAGGCCGTCACCGAACCGGGCGACCTGGTGGCCATCGAAGCACCGGCCTTCTATGCCTGCCTGCAGGTGCTGGAGCGGCTCAAGCTCAAGGCCGTGGAGATTCCCGTGCAGCCACGCGAAGGCATGGACCTGGCGGTACTGGCCCAGACCCTGGACAAGCACCCGGTCAAGGCCGTGTGGTGCATGACCAACTTCCAGAACCCAGTGGGCGCAAGCATGCCCGAGGCGAAGAAGCAGGCGCTGGTCGAACTGCTGCGTCGCCACCAGGTGCCGCTGATCGAGGACGATGTCTACGCCGAGCTGTATTACTCGCAGCAGGCGCCCAAGCCGGCCAAGGCCTTCGATACCCAAGGCCTGGTGATGCACTGTGGCTCGTTCGCCAAGAGCCTGGCACCGGGCTACCGCATCGGCTGGGTCGCGGCCGGGCGCTTTGCGCAGAAGATCGAGCGGCTCAAGCTGATGACTTCGCTGTGTGCCTCGATGCCGGCTCAGGCGGCCATCGCCGACTACCTGCAGCACGGCGGCTACGACCGCCACCTGCGCAAGTTGCGCTACGCCCTGGAGGGCCAACAGGCCAACATGCTCGCCGCCATCGCCCGGCATTTTCCGGCGCAGACACGGGTCAGCCAACCGGCGGGCGGGTACTTCCTGTGGCTGGAGCTGCCCGAGCAGATGGACGCCCTCAAGCTGTTCCACATGGCCCTGGCGCAGGGCATCAGCATCGCCCCGGGGCCGATCTTCTCGCCTACCCGGCGCTTCGGCAATTGCATCCGCCTGAACTACGGCAGCCCCTGGAACGCGACAGCGGACAACGCGATGGAGACCCTGGGGCGGATCATTCGTTCCTTCTGA
- a CDS encoding MgtC/SapB family protein produces MDAIWQTLQAEFADITDEREVTRILLRLLMAAVLGAVLGFEREHRGKSAGVRTHMLVSMGAALFVLAPSMAGADEQALSRVIQGIVAGIGFLGAGTILKGNGQDTSHVKGLTTAAGLWMTAAIGTAAGMGREATALISTLMALLVLATMPLVVDKVEGEDEVKRREEEGRKH; encoded by the coding sequence ATGGACGCTATCTGGCAAACGCTGCAAGCAGAATTCGCCGATATCACCGATGAGCGCGAAGTCACCCGCATCCTCCTGCGCCTGCTGATGGCAGCGGTACTCGGCGCAGTGTTGGGCTTCGAGCGCGAGCACCGGGGCAAGTCGGCCGGTGTGCGCACGCACATGCTGGTGTCGATGGGCGCGGCGCTGTTCGTGCTGGCGCCGAGCATGGCCGGTGCCGACGAACAGGCACTGAGCCGGGTGATCCAGGGGATCGTCGCGGGGATCGGCTTTCTGGGTGCTGGCACCATTCTCAAAGGCAACGGCCAGGACACCAGCCACGTCAAAGGCCTGACCACGGCCGCCGGGTTGTGGATGACGGCCGCCATTGGCACGGCAGCAGGCATGGGGCGAGAAGCCACGGCGCTGATCAGTACGCTGATGGCGCTGCTGGTGCTGGCGACGATGCCGTTGGTAGTGGATAAGGTCGAAGGGGAAGACGAAGTGAAGCGCAGGGAGGAGGAGGGCAGGAAGCACTGA
- a CDS encoding DUF3203 family protein — MPVEIEESTQRCTLIGKDLRIEGQGPDIEIITDEQLHMSVALLAGQRVPITEAEADALTVAGAVDSRRHLKASVPGSVI; from the coding sequence ATGCCCGTTGAAATCGAAGAAAGCACCCAACGCTGCACCCTCATCGGCAAAGACCTGCGCATCGAAGGCCAGGGCCCGGACATCGAGATCATCACCGACGAGCAACTGCACATGTCGGTGGCGCTACTGGCCGGCCAGCGTGTACCGATCACCGAAGCCGAGGCCGACGCACTGACCGTGGCAGGTGCGGTGGATAGCCGCAGGCACCTGAAGGCCAGCGTTCCAGGCTCGGTGATTTAA
- a CDS encoding MFS transporter encodes MQRLEQAAPHGATGVSLPSSDLAERVMSRVSRRLLGFLFLLFMFSFLDRINIGFAGAAMSRDLGLSAAAFGLANTVFYAAYIACGIPSNLMLERIGARRWIALLVVAWGIASTCTMFARDETSLYLLRMLVGITEAGFLPGMLLYITRWFPSQYRSRANALFMIAMPVTATLGSIVSGFLLELHGSLGLHGWQWLFLVEGLPCVVLGVIAWYRLDDSPASARWLSAEEKQVLANLMAADHEAQAHKGEGDGAGRWLTTGTLRLALIYFCMVTTMGMVNIWGPQMIAGFSAGAGNVVTGFLVAVPQVVTVIAMLWLGSRSDRLRERRWHTFAPLAVGALGWLAAAFLHTPALQLLGISLASAGAFGAMTVFWAFADQNLSSAAKVVGIAFINAFGNAATIVSSLMVGVLKDHTQSFAAGICYAAVLLVIGAVLVVGSPRARRTTVHA; translated from the coding sequence ATGCAACGCCTAGAACAGGCTGCCCCCCACGGGGCGACCGGTGTATCGCTGCCGTCGTCGGACCTTGCCGAACGCGTCATGTCGCGTGTTTCCCGTCGGCTGCTTGGCTTCCTCTTCCTGCTGTTCATGTTTTCCTTTCTCGACCGCATCAACATTGGTTTCGCCGGCGCTGCCATGAGCCGCGACCTGGGCTTGAGCGCCGCCGCCTTCGGCCTTGCCAACACGGTGTTCTATGCGGCCTACATCGCCTGCGGCATTCCCAGCAACCTGATGCTGGAGCGCATCGGGGCGCGACGCTGGATTGCGCTGCTGGTGGTGGCCTGGGGTATCGCCTCCACCTGCACGATGTTCGCCCGCGACGAAACCAGCCTGTACCTGTTGCGGATGCTGGTCGGGATCACCGAAGCCGGCTTCCTGCCCGGCATGTTGCTGTACATCACGCGCTGGTTCCCCAGCCAGTACCGCTCGCGGGCCAATGCCCTGTTCATGATCGCCATGCCGGTCACCGCCACGCTGGGCTCCATCGTCTCGGGCTTTCTGCTCGAACTGCACGGGTCGCTGGGGCTGCATGGCTGGCAATGGCTGTTCCTGGTCGAGGGGCTGCCCTGCGTGGTTCTCGGTGTGATCGCCTGGTACCGCCTGGATGATTCGCCTGCATCTGCGCGCTGGCTCAGCGCCGAAGAGAAGCAGGTACTGGCCAACCTGATGGCGGCCGATCATGAAGCGCAGGCGCACAAGGGAGAAGGTGATGGCGCGGGGCGCTGGCTCACCACAGGGACGCTGCGCCTGGCACTGATCTACTTCTGCATGGTCACCACCATGGGCATGGTCAACATCTGGGGGCCGCAGATGATCGCAGGCTTCAGTGCCGGCGCTGGCAACGTGGTCACCGGGTTCCTGGTGGCCGTGCCGCAGGTCGTCACGGTCATTGCCATGCTCTGGCTGGGATCGCGCTCCGACCGCCTGCGCGAGCGCCGCTGGCACACCTTCGCACCGCTGGCGGTGGGTGCCCTGGGCTGGCTGGCCGCGGCCTTCCTGCACACCCCGGCCCTGCAGCTGCTCGGCATCAGCCTCGCCTCGGCCGGCGCCTTCGGCGCGATGACCGTGTTCTGGGCCTTTGCCGACCAGAACCTGTCTTCGGCTGCCAAGGTGGTGGGTATCGCCTTCATCAACGCCTTCGGCAATGCGGCGACGATTGTCAGTTCGTTGATGGTCGGCGTGCTCAAGGACCACACCCAAAGCTTCGCCGCGGGTATCTGCTACGCCGCCGTACTGCTGGTCATCGGCGCCGTGCTGGTGGTCGGCAGCCCACGCGCACGCCGAACCACCGTCCACGCCTGA